One genomic segment of Scyliorhinus canicula chromosome 10, sScyCan1.1, whole genome shotgun sequence includes these proteins:
- the LOC119972162 gene encoding interleukin-17B-like translates to WLDPELLTSSHIEFSPLSYRINEDPERIPESIPEAVCLCHGCISFRKVKHTLDYASVPVTTTVQVYYRTSCGEHKFWYETKWIDTAVAGRPSQNTRLGWVFF, encoded by the exons tgGCTGGATCCTGAACTGCTGACAAGTTCACACATTGAGTTCTCACCTTTGAGCTACAG GATTAATGAAGATCCTGAACGGATCCCTGAATCAATCCCCGAAGCAGTTTGTCTGTGTCACGGCTGCATCAGCTTTCGTAAGGTGAAGCATACGCTGGATTATGCCTCAGTACCTGTTACAACAACTGTGCAGGTGTATTATCGCACATCCTGTGGAGAACATAAGTTTTGGTATGAAACTAAATGGATTGATACTGCTGTTGCCG GTAGACCCTCACAAAACACCAGACTTGGTTGGGTATTTTTCTGA